From the Glandiceps talaboti chromosome 12, keGlaTala1.1, whole genome shotgun sequence genome, one window contains:
- the LOC144443894 gene encoding aldehyde dehydrogenase 1A1-like: MTDNIELPEVKYTQIFINNEFVNSVSGRTFPTLNPATGEKICDVQEGDKADVDLAVKAARKAFQPGSKWRSMDASARGRLLHKLADLMDRDVKYIAKLETLDSGKPYMSAYGNIKNTVQTLQYYAGYADKIHGKTIPVDGPFFCYTRHEPVGVCGQIIPWNFPTVLLSWKIGPALACGCTCVVKPAEQTPLTAIYIGKLIKEAGFPPGVVNIIPGYGPTAGAAISEHMDIDKVAFTGSTQVGRLIQQASGKSNLKRVTLELGGKSPLIVFADADIDFAVEVGHQALFYNMGQICCAGSRTFVHEDIYDEYVKKSVARASTRTVGNPFDPKNESGPQVNQEQFDKILDLIDSGKKEGAKLECGGGRIGDKGYFIQNTVFSDVKDDMRIAKEEIFGPVQQIFKFKTIEEAIERANATTYGLAAGVITQDIDKALTIANSVQAGTVWVNIYNIIGIQSAFGGFKMSGNGRELGEYGLQEYTEVKTVTVRLQQKL, translated from the exons ATGACGGACAATATCGAATTACCGGAGGTGAAATATACACAG ATTTTCATCAACAATGAGTTTGTGAATTCTGTCAGTGGAAGAACATTTCCTACCCTCAATCCTGCCACTGGGGAAAAGATATGTGATGTACAAGAAGGTGATAAG GCTGACGTGGATTTGGCAGTAAAAGCAGCCAGAAAAGCTTTCCAACCAGGTTCAAAATGGCGTTCTATGGATGCATCAGCCAGGGGTAGACTTCTACACAAACTTGCCGATTTAATGGATAGGGATGTAAAATACATAGCA AAATTGGAAACGTTGGACAGTGGAAAACCCTACATGTCGGCGTATGGTAACATAAAGAACACGGTTCAAACACTACAGTATTATGCTGGATACGCTGACAAGATTCATGGCAAGACCATACCAGTGG ATGGACCATTCTTTTGCTACACACGTCATGAACCCGTTGGAGTCTGTGGTCAGATTATCCCATGGAATTTCCCGACCGTACTACTTTCTTGGAAAATTGGCCCAGCATTAGCCTGTGGATGTACATGTGTTGTGAAACCAGCAGAGCAAACTCCCCTGACAGCCATCTATATTGGTAAACTTATTAAAGAG GCTGGTTTTCCACCAGGTGTAGTAAACATCATACCTGGTTATGGTCCTACAGCTGGTGCAGCCATCTCTGAACATATGGACATCGATAAAGTAGCCTTCACTGGATCTACTCAG GTGGGTCGTTTGATCCAGCAAGCATCCGGTAAATCCAACTTAAAACGAGTGACACTTGAACTTGGAGGGAAGAGTCCCTTAATTGTGTTTGCTGATGCTGATA TTGACTTTGCTGTGGAAGTTGGACATCAAGCTCTCTTCTACAATATGGGTCAGATATGTTGTGCGGGTTCTCGTACATTTGTACACGAGGACATCTACGATGAATACGTCAAGAAGAGCGTAGCACGGGCCAGTACACGTACAGTTGGCAACCCATTTGATCCCAAGAATGAATCAGGTCCACAG GTGAATCAAGAACAATTCGACAAGATTTTGGACCTGATTGACAGTGGCAAGAAAGAGGGCGCTAAATTGGAATGTGGAGGTGGTCGTATTGGAGACAAAGGGTACTTTATCCAGAATACTGTCTTCTCTGATGTCAAAGATGACATGCGCATCGCCAAAGAGGAG ATATTTGGCCCAGTGCAGCAGATATTTAAATTCAAGACAATTGAAGAAGCCATTGAGAGAGCCAATGCTACAACATATGGTTTGGCTGCTGGAGTGATAACACAGGATATTGACAAAGCACTGACCATTGCAAACAGTGTACAAGCTGGCACTGTATG GGTTAATATCTATAACATCATCGGTATCCAGAGTGCATTTGGAGGATTTAAGATGTCTGGAAATGGTCGTGAATT gggAGAATACGGTCTTCAAGAATATACTGAAGTCAAAACG GTCACAGTGAGATTACAGCAGAAGTTATAA